In one window of Flavobacterium ginsengisoli DNA:
- a CDS encoding asparaginase domain-containing protein: MKTLLTLLLSVLLFTGVYAQKLPRIKVLATGGTIAGKGASADRSAYKAGELPIKDLIGAVPGIEKIADITGEQIANVGRPRYEH; the protein is encoded by the coding sequence ATGAAAACATTACTTACGTTACTTCTATCAGTTTTATTATTTACAGGTGTTTATGCGCAAAAATTGCCACGAATTAAAGTTTTGGCAACAGGAGGAACAATCGCTGGAAAAGGAGCATCGGCAGATCGTTCTGCATATAAAGCGGGAGAACTCCCTATTAAAGATCTGATTGGCGCTGTTCCAGGTATAGAAAAAATTGCCGATATCACAGGAGAACAAATTGCAAATGTAGGCAGACCAAGATATGAGCATTGA
- a CDS encoding asparaginase domain-containing protein: protein MSIDIWIKLNNRINEIYKNNEADGIVITHGTDTQEETAYFLSLTSRYDKPVIITGSMRPATAISADGPKNLFDAVTLAASKQASK, encoded by the coding sequence ATGAGCATTGATATTTGGATTAAGCTCAATAATAGAATTAATGAAATCTACAAAAATAATGAAGCAGATGGCATTGTCATAACACATGGAACAGATACTCAGGAAGAAACCGCCTATTTTTTATCTCTAACCTCTCGTTATGATAAACCTGTAATAATAACAGGCTCTATGCGTCCTGCAACTGCTATAAGCGCCGATGGACCAAAAAACCTTTTTGATGCGGTGACTTTGGCGGCTTCAAAACAAGCGAGCAAATAG
- a CDS encoding asparaginase domain-containing protein produces MLVFNEYIFSGRAALKTSTTHLNAFTAPNSGPIGQVYDGKVVMYEKILRKTNKDTPFDITGLKTLPEVAVVELYADAPATAINAYVNSGVKGIVTGGLGNGNLNKVNSDAVAAAVKKGVVVVRASRVATGRVTLLDETDDQKLGTIVADDLVPQKARILLMLGLTQTNDTKKLQEYFFEY; encoded by the coding sequence TTGTTGGTATTTAATGAATACATATTTTCCGGTCGGGCTGCTTTAAAAACAAGCACAACCCATTTAAATGCTTTTACAGCTCCAAACAGCGGACCTATTGGACAGGTTTATGATGGAAAAGTTGTGATGTATGAAAAAATACTCCGTAAAACGAACAAGGATACGCCTTTTGATATCACAGGTTTAAAAACACTTCCAGAAGTTGCAGTAGTAGAATTATATGCAGATGCTCCTGCAACAGCTATAAATGCGTATGTGAATTCTGGAGTAAAAGGAATTGTAACAGGTGGTTTAGGAAATGGAAATCTTAACAAGGTCAATTCAGATGCAGTCGCAGCTGCAGTGAAGAAAGGGGTAGTTGTAGTAAGAGCCTCAAGAGTAGCAACTGGTAGAGTTACGCTTTTGGATGAAACGGATGATCAAAAATTAGGAACAATTGTAGCAGATGATTTAGTCCCTCAGAAAGCTAGAATTTTGCTAATGCTTGGACTAACACAAACAAACGACACAAAAAAACTGCAGGAGTACTTTTTTGAGTATTGA
- a CDS encoding porin, producing the protein MRILFLILSFSLLVSNVYSQQEKQADTTVNHTVPLIKANKADLLNNIDVIFNTQIGLNNNFEGGNYTGSSFEINQFRFEVKGKVYKDKVFFRFRDRYTRDPETQSVDNISHSTDLAFIGYKISDRTSIAIGKMTANWGGYEFDMNPIDIYQYNDIVDNSDNFLTGVQFNWTLSKNHVLSGQILNSRTKSFTELYENVPDVEEAKFPACIHWKLERKFSRWKI; encoded by the coding sequence ATGCGTATACTATTTTTAATACTTTCATTTAGTTTATTGGTGTCTAATGTTTATTCCCAACAAGAAAAGCAGGCCGATACAACGGTAAATCATACTGTACCATTAATAAAAGCTAATAAAGCCGATCTGTTGAATAACATTGATGTTATTTTTAATACTCAAATTGGACTAAATAATAATTTTGAGGGTGGAAATTACACAGGAAGTAGCTTTGAAATTAATCAGTTTAGATTTGAAGTAAAAGGAAAAGTCTATAAAGACAAAGTTTTTTTTAGATTTAGAGACAGATACACAAGAGATCCAGAAACGCAATCGGTAGATAACATTAGCCATTCAACAGATTTAGCATTTATTGGGTATAAAATATCTGATCGTACAAGTATTGCTATCGGAAAAATGACAGCAAATTGGGGAGGATATGAATTTGATATGAATCCAATTGATATTTATCAGTACAACGACATTGTAGATAATTCAGATAATTTTTTAACTGGGGTTCAATTTAATTGGACACTATCAAAAAACCATGTTTTATCGGGTCAGATATTAAATTCAAGAACGAAAAGTTTCACAGAACTATACGAGAATGTACCCGATGTTGAGGAAGCAAAATTCCCTGCTTGCATACATTGGAAATTGGAACGGAAGTTTTCTAGATGGAAAATTTAA
- a CDS encoding porin: MLRKQNSLLAYIGNWNGSFLDGKFKTIYSFSVFQEALKNGRPVNMYYTALGNQFRTKKWLFQYDFKWSIEDLDRTGVVSSLIPETVLDHAAENVYYIEHWLRTVYSINEQWKISLIGMISTSYWKDISSLEKSDRVRTAWGVIPTVEFYPIKNFNLKFFATYVGRYYRYSDYSKTVLGQENNNTGRIMIGVISPLLVL, encoded by the coding sequence ATGTTGAGGAAGCAAAATTCCCTGCTTGCATACATTGGAAATTGGAACGGAAGTTTTCTAGATGGAAAATTTAAAACAATCTACAGCTTTAGCGTCTTTCAAGAAGCATTAAAAAATGGCAGACCAGTAAATATGTACTATACCGCGTTAGGAAATCAATTTAGGACAAAAAAATGGCTCTTCCAATATGATTTTAAATGGAGCATCGAAGATTTGGATCGCACTGGTGTTGTAAGTTCTCTTATTCCTGAGACAGTTTTAGATCATGCGGCAGAAAATGTTTATTATATAGAACACTGGCTCAGAACTGTCTACTCTATTAATGAACAATGGAAAATTTCCTTAATAGGCATGATAAGCACGTCTTATTGGAAGGATATATCATCACTAGAAAAGTCAGATAGGGTAAGAACAGCTTGGGGAGTAATTCCGACTGTTGAGTTTTATCCTATAAAAAACTTTAATTTAAAGTTTTTTGCTACTTATGTCGGAAGATATTACCGTTATAGCGATTATTCAAAAACAGTTTTAGGACAAGAAAATAATAATACAGGACGAATAATGATCGGTGTAATATCGCCACTATTAGTTTTATAG
- a CDS encoding recombinase family protein → MKKVIRYLRFSSLGQSNGSIEAQELCTDKWISDNCAELVDTFVDVGKSAKTFERPDFIRLQEFVSKHHKTVDYLLVDQMDRFSRNAGDALTMIKELQKKYKIQVVSVTEGITFDYEVRETFLEQGCSFY, encoded by the coding sequence ATGAAGAAAGTAATAAGATATCTGAGGTTTAGCAGTCTTGGACAGAGCAACGGTTCGATAGAAGCGCAGGAATTATGCACTGATAAATGGATCTCGGATAATTGTGCAGAATTAGTAGATACTTTTGTGGATGTAGGCAAAAGTGCCAAAACTTTTGAAAGGCCTGATTTTATAAGACTGCAGGAGTTTGTTTCGAAGCACCATAAAACTGTAGATTATCTGCTTGTTGATCAAATGGACAGATTCAGCAGAAATGCAGGAGATGCGCTTACAATGATTAAAGAACTTCAGAAAAAATATAAAATACAGGTTGTAAGCGTTACAGAGGGAATTACGTTTGATTATGAAGTTCGGGAAACTTTTTTAGAACAGGGTTGCAGTTTTTATTAG
- a CDS encoding recombinase family protein: protein MQFLLAEEDNINRSIKVRKGLYTAKAKEGRFIGSTPPFGYRKIGAGKDRRLVISEIEAEIVKFIYKSYLKNVPLYVIKKEVYEMGFDRKGNVAVENILKNPVYAGMLEVEAFRELPGGLFPAVHEPIIDNKTWILVQNKINEPKKTRVILDEQLPLRGILKCHCGNPLTGAPSRGKSGKYFYYYKCKFPRHNNLSAVKIHDQLLSVLEVITFPESMINQIIKGCRIKVTKELNLKKLKIIRKEKQLYDFQEKLSLLEEKWIIGEISVKSFEKWSLEYQSKITHIAEYIKKMKLFVARVTELLQQRLDLLIDMKQIFCFAALLQKRELLKFLFNNNLYYLNGNYLTNEINKSVLYKLSSLENRGLFII, encoded by the coding sequence TTGCAGTTTTTATTAGCGGAAGAAGATAACATAAACAGGAGTATTAAGGTCCGCAAAGGTTTATATACGGCAAAGGCAAAAGAAGGACGTTTTATTGGAAGCACCCCTCCATTTGGTTATAGAAAAATTGGTGCTGGGAAAGATCGGCGCTTAGTGATTAGTGAAATTGAGGCTGAAATTGTAAAGTTTATTTATAAAAGCTATTTGAAGAACGTTCCTCTTTATGTCATTAAAAAAGAAGTTTATGAAATGGGATTTGACAGGAAAGGAAATGTTGCTGTAGAAAATATATTAAAAAATCCTGTTTATGCAGGTATGCTAGAAGTAGAAGCATTTAGAGAGCTACCCGGAGGGCTATTTCCAGCTGTTCATGAACCTATTATCGATAATAAGACTTGGATATTAGTACAGAATAAGATTAATGAACCCAAAAAGACTAGAGTTATTTTAGATGAACAGCTTCCGCTTAGAGGAATTTTAAAATGCCATTGCGGAAATCCTTTAACAGGCGCACCATCAAGAGGGAAATCAGGAAAATATTTCTACTATTATAAATGTAAATTTCCAAGACACAATAATCTTAGTGCCGTAAAAATTCATGACCAGCTTCTTTCAGTCTTAGAGGTAATAACTTTCCCTGAAAGCATGATTAATCAGATTATAAAAGGATGTCGAATAAAAGTAACTAAGGAATTAAATTTAAAAAAGCTAAAAATAATAAGAAAGGAAAAACAACTTTATGATTTTCAAGAAAAACTTTCACTTCTTGAAGAAAAATGGATTATTGGAGAAATAAGTGTCAAGAGTTTTGAAAAATGGAGTTTAGAATACCAAAGCAAAATAACACATATAGCCGAGTATATAAAAAAGATGAAATTGTTTGTAGCTAGAGTAACTGAATTACTTCAGCAGCGACTAGATTTACTTATTGATATGAAACAGATATTCTGCTTCGCAGCTTTATTGCAAAAGAGAGAGCTTCTAAAATTCTTGTTTAATAATAATCTGTATTATCTCAATGGTAATTATCTTACTAATGAAATAAATAAGTCAGTTTTATATAAATTATCTTCATTGGAAAATAGAGGACTATTTATAATATAA
- a CDS encoding Fic family protein, which yields MEIKFIVLPLKRDVENRTILKKVAKAHQALAELKGAANAIPNESILINTLSLQEAKDSSAIENIVTTHDELYQSDIYTRDFKSLATKEVYSYSKALQHGFTKVRENGLLINSYILEIQAELEENKAGYRKVPGTSLKNQNGEVIYTPPQHPEEIILLMNNLERFINDDDISDLDSLVKMAIIHHQFESIHPFYDGNGRTGRIINILYLVKQGLLKIPILYLSRYINEKKQTIIDYSKMLEIMIIGKIGFFLC from the coding sequence ATGGAAATTAAATTTATAGTACTACCGCTGAAACGCGATGTTGAAAATAGAACGATTTTAAAGAAAGTCGCTAAAGCTCATCAAGCTCTGGCAGAATTAAAAGGTGCTGCGAATGCAATTCCTAATGAAAGTATTCTAATAAATACTCTGTCTCTCCAAGAAGCAAAAGACAGTTCTGCAATTGAAAATATAGTAACCACGCATGATGAGCTTTATCAGAGTGATATATATACCCGTGATTTTAAATCTCTAGCGACGAAAGAAGTTTACAGTTATTCAAAAGCCCTTCAGCATGGTTTTACTAAAGTAAGAGAGAATGGACTTTTGATTAACTCATATATCCTTGAAATCCAGGCTGAATTGGAAGAAAATAAAGCAGGTTACAGAAAAGTTCCTGGAACATCTTTGAAAAATCAGAATGGAGAAGTTATTTATACTCCTCCACAGCACCCAGAGGAAATTATTTTATTGATGAATAATTTGGAAAGATTTATAAATGATGATGACATAAGTGATTTAGATTCTCTGGTAAAAATGGCTATTATTCATCATCAATTTGAAAGTATCCATCCTTTTTATGATGGTAATGGAAGAACAGGTCGTATCATTAATATATTATATTTAGTTAAACAAGGACTTTTGAAAATACCTATTTTGTATCTAAGCCGATATATTAACGAAAAAAAGCAGACTATTATAGACTACTCCAAGATGTTAGAGATAATGATAATTGGGAAGATTGGATTCTTTTTATGTTAG
- a CDS encoding DNA-binding protein produces MLEGVEQTSKQTILLIDGIKREMMTFKNKMRRDLPKIYSQDLLNNLFRHPYTKIEFVKNELNVTRVTATRYLNELVRVGLLDKHKFGRDIYYINTSLLMLLSNANKKEV; encoded by the coding sequence ATGTTAGAAGGTGTTGAACAGACTTCAAAACAGACTATACTTCTCATTGATGGTATCAAGAGAGAAATGATGACATTTAAAAATAAAATGCGCCGTGATTTGCCAAAGATTTATAGTCAGGATTTATTAAATAACTTGTTTAGACATCCATATACAAAAATTGAGTTTGTAAAAAATGAGTTAAATGTAACTAGAGTAACTGCAACTAGATATCTTAATGAATTAGTCAGAGTTGGGCTTCTTGATAAACATAAGTTTGGAAGAGATATCTACTATATAAATACTTCTTTACTTATGCTACTAAGCAATGCTAATAAAAAGGAAGTATAA
- a CDS encoding helix-turn-helix domain-containing protein, which yields MNIGQRIRELRIEKGFSQEDLAIRANFSKSYIQKFEEGQRDIKSSQMAQLAEAFGMDISEILKPINYTSNEFVIKSIEFREANKLEMHVDYFTKKILGLLYKKYSAYSKLEKIMNENISFINPLRNFEKISSNENVEQAAKILRKKWKFEDTPIYNLIIFLEDLGVKIFEVVEDEDFVGFSCWVKSTPIIVINTKSTDVSRRRFTILHELAHLLLVFKENENKDKIERYCDQFAGAMLLPEEILRSYVNSTVSITLEELKRIKSKYGISIQAILVRMANIRLISWEKYKQWKDIYHSWTDKDIEYNGREKVSRFSYLLAKGLREGLITKDLASELSDIPMSQLSSSAINQEFLF from the coding sequence ATGAATATCGGGCAAAGAATAAGAGAGTTACGTATAGAGAAAGGTTTTTCCCAAGAAGACCTGGCAATTCGGGCAAATTTCTCTAAGTCGTATATTCAAAAATTCGAAGAAGGGCAAAGAGATATTAAATCATCCCAAATGGCTCAACTTGCTGAAGCATTTGGAATGGATATATCTGAAATATTAAAACCGATTAATTATACTTCTAACGAGTTTGTAATTAAAAGCATAGAGTTTAGAGAAGCAAATAAACTTGAAATGCATGTAGATTATTTTACAAAAAAAATACTAGGTCTTTTATATAAAAAATATTCTGCCTATAGTAAGTTAGAAAAAATTATGAACGAAAATATTTCTTTTATAAATCCGCTAAGAAATTTTGAGAAAATATCTTCAAATGAAAATGTTGAACAGGCAGCAAAAATTTTAAGAAAAAAATGGAAATTTGAAGACACGCCAATATATAATTTGATTATTTTTTTAGAAGATCTAGGTGTTAAAATATTTGAAGTTGTCGAAGATGAGGATTTTGTGGGATTTTCTTGCTGGGTTAAAAGTACACCAATAATCGTTATTAATACCAAAAGTACAGATGTGTCAAGAAGAAGGTTTACGATTCTTCATGAACTTGCTCACCTGCTACTCGTATTTAAAGAAAATGAAAATAAAGATAAGATTGAGCGTTATTGTGACCAGTTTGCAGGAGCAATGCTTTTGCCAGAAGAAATTCTTAGATCATATGTAAACTCTACCGTAAGTATTACTCTTGAAGAACTTAAACGAATTAAAAGTAAGTACGGTATTTCAATACAGGCTATTTTAGTAAGAATGGCAAATATTAGGTTGATTAGCTGGGAAAAATATAAACAATGGAAAGATATTTACCATTCATGGACCGATAAAGATATTGAATACAACGGAAGAGAAAAAGTAAGCAGATTTAGTTATCTGCTTGCTAAAGGTTTAAGGGAGGGATTGATAACAAAAGATTTAGCAAGTGAACTTTCCGATATCCCTATGTCTCAATTAAGTAGTAGTGCTATAAATCAAGAATTTTTATTCTAA
- a CDS encoding adenylate/guanylate cyclase domain-containing protein: MKKYSEIVGLIGVNYNQELGLHPDFGYLKATDNTEEHYIISCFVDIVGSTNMFKKFSKEAVFLITNTLVKANIHTALIHGGYVQRIQGDGLFIYFGGKNISKETAVKNALLSLSTYSYFVQNDLKDYLLSQGVENISIRSGIDLGEAEDVLWGSCGIEGISEVTTCSLHTSLASKMQAYANKCGIVAGANVKNQLVNSEEYFTVVSKRTGEENDRYIFRNPEQSFYYTQYDFNWSKFLQQQSNVTIDQNGRLNFRLPAILNPTNLRPIAELSKPYLNR, encoded by the coding sequence TTGAAAAAATACTCGGAAATAGTTGGTTTAATTGGTGTTAACTATAATCAAGAATTAGGACTTCATCCTGATTTTGGTTATTTAAAAGCGACAGATAACACTGAGGAACATTATATCATTTCCTGTTTTGTTGATATTGTAGGAAGTACTAATATGTTTAAAAAGTTTAGTAAAGAAGCAGTTTTTTTAATTACTAATACATTAGTAAAAGCTAATATTCATACAGCATTGATTCATGGAGGATATGTCCAAAGAATTCAGGGAGATGGACTATTTATTTACTTTGGAGGTAAAAACATTTCTAAGGAGACTGCAGTGAAGAATGCTTTATTGTCTTTAAGTACTTACAGTTATTTTGTTCAAAATGACTTAAAAGATTACTTGCTTTCTCAAGGAGTAGAAAATATATCTATTAGAAGCGGTATTGACTTAGGAGAAGCTGAAGATGTACTTTGGGGGTCATGTGGAATTGAAGGAATTAGTGAAGTTACAACATGTAGTCTACATACAAGTTTAGCTAGTAAAATGCAGGCTTATGCAAATAAGTGCGGTATTGTTGCCGGCGCTAATGTAAAGAATCAATTGGTCAATAGTGAAGAATATTTTACCGTGGTTTCTAAAAGAACGGGAGAGGAAAATGACCGTTATATTTTTAGAAATCCTGAACAGTCATTTTATTATACTCAATATGATTTTAATTGGAGTAAATTTTTACAACAACAGTCTAATGTAACTATTGATCAAAATGGGAGGTTGAATTTTAGATTGCCTGCTATTTTAAATCCTACAAATTTGCGACCAATTGCTGAATTAAGTAAGCCATATTTAAACAGATGA
- a CDS encoding HNH endonuclease yields MRKIIKPSVYIRQIVTDCISNMSDLKLKTEIERAIHLIEVANTEYDLKKASNELHHLVRGQEINSIVTSKVLKDLYSKRFINKNNLARKHYDNLLFSAPNGRCPQCGIRIATTLDHNLPKSKYALLSVSAFNLIPSCTDCNKGKHVSFPRSAEEESIHPYYDDIENIKWLHCKVINVKPLLIEYYVSTESMVPKLLNKRIKNHFDSFNLNDLYVTHGIEEFSNIQKQLINLFNSGGSMLLLEHLKEGFDSRSEININSWQTAFYEALLNDKNFTNGLFI; encoded by the coding sequence ATGAGAAAAATAATAAAACCATCTGTATATATACGGCAAATAGTTACTGACTGTATTTCTAACATGTCAGACCTGAAATTAAAAACTGAAATCGAACGTGCTATTCACTTAATAGAAGTAGCTAATACTGAATATGACCTAAAAAAAGCGTCTAATGAGTTGCATCATCTTGTAAGAGGTCAGGAAATAAATTCAATAGTTACAAGTAAAGTTTTAAAAGATTTATATAGCAAAAGATTTATAAATAAAAATAATCTTGCAAGAAAACATTATGACAATTTACTTTTTTCTGCACCAAATGGCAGATGTCCTCAATGTGGAATACGAATAGCAACAACCCTTGACCACAATCTTCCGAAATCAAAGTATGCTCTATTATCAGTATCAGCTTTCAATCTTATTCCCTCATGCACAGATTGTAATAAAGGAAAACATGTTAGTTTTCCTCGATCAGCAGAAGAGGAATCAATTCATCCTTACTATGATGATATTGAAAACATAAAATGGTTACATTGCAAAGTAATTAATGTAAAACCTCTATTAATCGAATACTATGTGAGCACTGAATCTATGGTGCCTAAACTATTGAATAAAAGAATTAAAAATCATTTTGATTCTTTTAATTTAAACGATCTATATGTAACGCATGGAATAGAAGAATTCTCTAATATACAAAAACAACTAATTAATTTATTTAATAGCGGAGGAAGTATGTTACTACTGGAACATTTAAAAGAGGGATTTGACAGCCGTTCAGAAATTAATATTAATTCATGGCAAACTGCCTTTTATGAGGCACTTTTAAATGATAAAAATTTTACAAATGGGCTTTTTATATAA